One window of the Leishmania mexicana MHOM/GT/2001/U1103 complete genome, chromosome 11 genome contains the following:
- a CDS encoding putative 60S ribosomal protein L24: protein MRIEQCSFCSAPIYPGHGQVFVRNDCKVFRFCSSKCRKNFGMKRNPMKLKWTKTFRKANGKELAVDSTMDFEQRRNIPVKYNRELLGDTLKVMKRVEKIKQRRQEDLWARRMEKARLQEKQEAASALKHNIDWIEDVEIKHKARDDLVAIQQEREDKKAKRREANKKRHQKQRLAEKATGTSAFRSAKKK from the coding sequence ATGAGGATTGAGCAGTGTTCCTTCTGCAGTGCCCCGATCTACCCGGGGCACGGGCAGGTGTTTGTGCGCAACGACTGCAAGGTTTTTCGCTTCTGCTCTAGCAAGTGCCGCAAGAACTTCGGCATGAAGCGCAACCCGATGAAGCTGAAGTGGACGAAGACGTTCCGCAAGGCAAACGGCAAGGAGCTAGCGGTCGATAGCACCATGGACTttgagcagcgccgcaacaTTCCTGTCAAGTACAACCGCGAACTGCTCGGCGACACGCTGAAGGTGATGAAGCGCGTCGAGAAGATcaagcagcggcgtcagGAGGACTTGTGGGCCCGGCGCATGGAGAAGGCCCGCCTTCAAGAGAAGCAAGAAGCTGCCTCGGCGCTTAAGCACAACATCGACTGGATCGAGGACGTCGAGATCAAGCACAAGGCGCGTGACGATCTGGTGGCCAtccagcaggagcgcgaggaCAAGAAGGCGAAGCGCCGCGAGGCTAACAAGAAGCGTCACCAGAAGCAGCGCCTGGCCGAGAAGGCTACGGGCACGTCCGCCTTCCGTTCTGCCAAGAAGAAGTag